The Thalassotalea piscium sequence ACTTATCTAATGAATAATGCTTGGTAATTAAAGCAGTTAGTTGCGTCAGCACTGATAAATAAACTTAGCTATCACTAATTATAAAATATGGGGCTTGTGATCCTATGTTCAAATGGCAGCTTAAAAGGAGTTCACATGATTAAAAGAATCAGTATATTAATAATTCAAGGTCTTTTAGCCCTATTACCCATATCTTTAACACTCTATTTCCTTATTTGGTTAATCACCTCATTTGAGAGTATTCTCACTCCGTTAATTCCGCCTGAATATTACTTTCCTGGTATGGGATTAATCGCAGGGTTACTTGTTATGTTACTCGTTGGTATGGCAGTTAATGCTTATATCGTAAAAGCGTTGATTAAGTGGGGGGATAACATAATAAAACGAATCCCCGTAGTTAAAACAATATATGGCGGTATTCAAGACGCAGTTAATCTGATCAATATTGGCCAGCGCCAAAAAATGCAAAGTGTTGTATCTGTGCAACTGACCGAGAAGATACATTTGATTGGTTTTATTACAACACATGACGGCGATAAAAATATTTTTAATGATAAAGACAAGGTTGGTGTTTATATCCCGTTAAGTTATCAAATTGGCGGTTACACTCTTTACATTGATAAAGAGTCTATTACACCATTAGACATTGATGTTGAGTCCGCGATGAGAATTGCACTAACGGGTAAACAAGCACCGAATTAAGCTTAATCACTTCACATAAAAATATAAAAAACAGTGATATTTAAAACAATAATTAGCTCTACTAGGATATTGATCAAATGAATATAAAAATAGCACCACTTCTCGAAAAAGCGCGTACTAATTTTTGGTTAATTCCTAGCGTTATGATTTTTATGACTCTTTGTTTCGCTGTGTTAGCTGTATATATAGACGTAACCATCACAATTAAAAACTACCCTTCGCTGTCTTTACTATACAGCACTGATATAAACGCTATGCGGTCTCTGCTTGGCACTATTTCAGCTGCGATGGTAACAGTAACCAGTATTGCTTTTTCTATCACTATTGTAACCTTAACGCTTGCTTCATCTCAGTTTGGGCCAAGGTTGATGCGAAACTTCATGATGGATACCAGTACACAATTTGTTTTAGGCATGTTTATTTCAACCTTTCTTTTTTGTGTTTTTATTTTCTGTGCGATCAGTTTTAATACGCCTTATACGTTTAAACCCGGTGTAAGCTGGCTAATGGCACTAGGTATGACTTGCACAAGTGTTTGCGTGCTTATATATTTCATTCACCATGTTGCTAAGTCAATTCAAGCCGATGTTGTTATCGATAATGTTTATTGTGAGCTCAAAAAAAATATCGATAAAATATTTCCTTCTAGTGAACACCAAGAACAAGTAGAAACCTTAGATAGTGAAAATAGTCACACTAAATTTGAAGATGATACTTATCATGAAATTAAAGCATCTACAGATGGTTATGTTCAATTAATTGATCAAGAGAAATTACTTAAGCTAGCAGTTGAGGTGAATATTGTTATTAACTTACATATATCCCCTGGAGACTTTGTCGTAAGTACTTCGGTTATTGGAGTGATATACAGTGATAACGAAATTGAACCAGCACTTTTTAATAAGATAGAACAACATATAGTGTTAGGATCATGTCGAACACCTGTACAGGATCCAAAGTTTGCAATTCATCAATTAGTCGAAATCGCACTTAGAGCACTTTCTCCTGGAATAAATGACCCTTACACAGCGATAACATGCATCGATAAACTTGGCTCTGTACTTTGTAGTCTGACCCGAACTTACTTTCCATCGCCCTATACTTATGACTCATCAGGTAAGTTAAGATTAATTACTAACGAATTATCATTTACCGATATTGCAAATGCGGCATTTAATCAAATACGCTTTGAGTCTAGTAATAATATCACCATCAGTATTCAACTATTAACCACTTTAAAAGCAATTGCACAACAAAACCCAAATAATGAACAACGCGCATTTATTCAATTACAAACACGGATGCTTGTTGCACAGCAAGCAAGTTTAGCTATTAATAAACACGAACGAAATACAATTTTGTCACATGCTAAACAGGTACTTTCTTTAACGAATGCAACTATTTGCTGAACCATTTTAATAAAAGATTTTTGCAGATAAGAAAAGCAGCGTTATAATAAAACCATGAAATTAAATGGTATTTATTATATTAGCGCGCTATTACTCTCTATGCTGTTTACGGTAGGTTCTGCTGCTGAACAGTTGTCATTTAGTAAATTAAAGCGAGGCGATAACTATTTATTTAAATATCGTTGGCTAGATATCAATCAAGAAAAACAATCTATTGAGTTTTTACTCCCCAGAAAAAATTTATTCTCTCGTTTTCGTACTTTTAAAAACTACAAGCCTAAAATGGCTAATGAATTTGTAAAGCTTTCACTTAAGAAGTATTGGCGTGATAACCCAATCGATAATATTCAAGCGACATTCTCAGAGCAAAGTGGCGGTTTGCATGTTGAAATTACAGGCGACAGTAATTCAGAAGTAAACAAAGCTTATCAGCAAATTGCCAAACTTGAGCAGCAGTTTACTCAGGAATATCTAGATAAAAATTTTTACCACCTCTTTACCATGAATAATAAAAGCGGTGTTAAGCCAAACCACGTTAAAATAGCGAATGAATCGGTTGATGACTTACAATCACTTAAGCCTGTTATTCTTGAAAAGGTTACCGTTAAAAACATTCGAAAGGTTACCAATTTTATTCTAGGCTTTGTTCAAAGCATTCCCTATGAAACATTACAGTCAAGAGCTACCTCTTCTGGCGCTGGTTTTAATACGCCGTTGCGCTTGTTATGGGAAAACAAAGGAGACTGCGACAGTAAAGTCACTTTAACTGTTGCCATGCTAAGAGCGTTAATGCCACGAATTAAAATAGCATTAATTTTTATTGATAATCACGCGATATTCGGGATAGATGTGCCCGCACAAGGCAACGAAACAACGGTGTTATTTGAAGGTACAACATACTTACTCGCAGATCCAACTGGACCAAGACTAATGAATGTAGGTCAATTAAGCAGTGACACTAAAAATACGATATTAAGTGGGCATTATAGTATTGAATTACTAAAAGAGTAGGCATTAGGTTTTGTCAAAAAATGACAAAATACTATTGAGCAAAAGGTCCGCTTTTACAGGCTTGGCAATATGCATATTCATACCGGCATCAAAACTTTGCTTTCTATCTTCTTCTTGCGCATGTGCTGTCATAGCTATAATAGGTAGGTCGGCATATTTAGGGTTTTTTCGTATTGCATGAGCAGTTGTTAATCCGTCCATTACCGGCATTTGAATATCCATTAAAATAACATCAACCTGCTGTGCTTGGGATAATAAATCAAGCGCAATTTGTCCATTATCAGCAATAATTACTTCAGCTTGCATGCTTACTAATAACTCTTTAGCAACTAATTGATTGACTAAATTATCTTCAACTAGCATTACTGTTATGCCTGACAAGTCTGCTTTTGGCTCAGGTGCTATGCTTTCACTATCGGTAAGTTTAGGTATAAAAGCACGTACGTCATTATTATTAACACCATTTCTAAGTTCATCAAAAACATGCAATAAACAATAGCGATATATAGGCTGCTCGCAAACTGTATAAGGTAATTGATATTTATCGAACCATGAAAGCGCGCTACTATTAGGTACCTTATATGAATTTTGGCACAATACGAAAAGGCTTACATTAACGTTACTATTGGTAATGAGTGCTGTGATCTGGTCGAATTTTTGGGTATCTAGTAATGCTGTGTCAATAAAAATCACTAAAGGTAAAGACGTAGCTAGTTTCGGGTGTTTTACAATATCTGCTAATTGTTCTACTTTCAGGAATGAATGATGATTAAGTGCTAAGTTAGTAGGAAAACAGTCTGGCAGTTCAGTTGCCACACTAACAAATGCATGTTCTGTCTCAAGTGCTAATCTATTAGTAGATTGTGTGTCGATACTAAGTGGTAACACAAAGCTAAATTCAGCCCCTTGGTTAATATCACTATTAATAGTTATATCACCACCTAATAAATCAACTATTTCTCGACAAATAGAAAGGCCTAAGCCTGAACCGCCGTATTGACGGGTCATAGATTCATCCGCTTGGCGAAATGCATCAAATAAATAAGTTTGCTTCTCTTTTGCTATACCAATACCTGTATCTTTTACTGAAAACTTCACTAGCGCTGTTTTGTCTTCTTGTGCTGTATTTTCGATAACTACTTGTATTTTTCCTTTAGCGGTAAATTTAACTGCGTTATTGAGTAAGTTTGATAATACTTGTACTAAACGCATCTCATCGGTCATTACTTGCTGAGGAACATTGTGTTTAATATCAACATTTACTGTTAAGTCTTTATGCAAAGCCGTACCGATATTAAGTTTAATTGCTTGGTTAACGATACGGTCAACACTGCTACTTGCTTTGACAATGGTCATATTACCCGATTCAATTTTTGCTAAATCTAGTAATTCATCTACCAAATGTAATAAAGACATTGAGGCGACTTCAGCATTATCTAAGTGAATTTTTTGGCCACTCGTTAACCCAGATTGGGTCAGCAAGAAGTGCATGCCTTGAATCGCATTAATTGGTGTTCTAATTTCATGGCTCATATTGGCAAGAAATTGACTTTTAGCAAGGTTAGCTTTCTCAGCTTGTACTTTTGCTTGTTCTAACGCTGATGTAATAGCTGTTCTTTCAGTAACATCCCTGATGATTACAATAGTCCCCAGTAACACTTTTTCGCTGTTGTAAAACTGCTCAATTAATACTTCATAAGTATTTTCTAGTGTTTCAATTACGTTAATTGTGCCTCTACCATTGATATTAGAATGTTGCTTACTGTTTAATAACTGGCCTAACTCATTTGGTAATAGCTCTCCTGCATTTCCACCCAATATTTTACTTTCGCTAACACCAACTAGTTTTTCAAAGGCTAAGTTACAACCAATAACCCTATGATTAAGGTCATTAAAAATTAAGAAATCAGGTATCGCATCCATAACAGAGCGTAAAATGGCATAGTCATGTTGATGCTGTTCACTTTTCTCTCTCAAAGCTTGTGTTTTTTCATTTACACGAAGATCTAACACTTTGTTTTGGTCTTTTAGCTGTTGTAATAAACTTCTATTTTGACTAAAAATATCTTCAACTAACTGAAACCAATGTGCCCAACCCTTTGGCGGTTTAACTTTACCATGGTCACCTTTAGCGCTATGTTCTATGTGCGATATAAATTGCTGAGTTGGTTTAATAAATGTTCTGCGCGTAACAAAATAAATTATTGTTAGCAGCACTAACAAGGCGAAGATTGATAGAAATAAACTATTGATAAATTGACCTGTTACTTTTTGCACTACATCAGCATAAGGTTGGTATTTTACGATGACCCAGTCGTTAACGGGTACTCTAATATGCTGAACAAAGTAATGCCCTACTTTTATACCTTTACTGCTTTCAAAAAATTGTTGGTACGCCAAGTTAGTTAATGCTGAAGGTAAGTTAGGGTGTTTGTTCTTGTTAGAATTAGCATTAATTTTGTTATTTCCTAACGTTTTATGTACTAAAACATTATCATTTTTATCAATAATAGCTAAACCATGATCCGGAAAATCAATAGAGGTTAGTTTCTCATGAATTTTACCTAAACTTATATCAATAACAACTGCGCCAGCAACTTTATCACCACGAAAAACTGCAGCTCCTAGCGCTGTACTTAGGCCTTTATTTGCTGCATCGTCATAGGGGATTGACCAATAGAATTTTTTTTCACGCTTTACCGCCTGCTTAATACTCTGCATATGAGGGTTAACTGTAGTGCGAGCAGAGTACTGCCATGTATCTCTATTTATCCAAGGGTATAAACTAATAAACTTTGAAAAAGAAACATAGTAAAACCAATTTGCTTCAGTGTTCGACTTCTCTGCACTTATAAAAGCGGGCGCCAAAGCATGTGCCATAATCAACTCTTGCTTTACTTCAGGTGTTAATGACGATAATTGTCCTACCCCTGTAATATTTACATTTAAAGGCTGACGGTAATTAATCACATCATGTTCAGCTCTTTTTAGATAAAAGCGCTCTTTGTCTTGCACTAATGTTGGCAGGGTTGCTGCTAGCTCAGTGGGGTTGTCTAAATAATAATTAGCAAAATCGCGCATACCTGCAAGTGCATTCACTGACTGAGATAACACATTATTTAAAAAGAGCATCTCTTTATTAAGTTGCAGGTATTGATTTTCTTTATATAGATCAAGCTCTTCTGTGTATTTCATCCAAGCTAGAACAAACGCTGTTAAAACCAAAACAAAAAACACCAAAATAATAGAGGTGTGATAACTAGAAACTAATTGATTTTTTGACTTAATATTTAACATACAACTTAAATAAACTCATAAATTACTTACTACAATATGACACTTCAAAGATCAAAAATATATTCTAAAAGAAACTTTCATTGCACAGCTTTAATCCTTAAGGGGAATAGATTCTATTAAAGGTTTTAACTGTTCACACTGTTTATTAAAATATATATCGATTTGTGTTTCAAAAAAATAAGACGATGAAAATTGCAATCTATTTTTTTCAGCTAATTCATTAAACGCTATATTATCAATCATCGCATAATCAACTTTGCCCGACAAAACCATATCAATGGCTTCTACAACCGACTCTACATAGTTAATAGAAATATTTTCACTTTTTAATCTATTAATAAAATCTGATTTATCGCTTGATCTTAACAAACTAATAGAGTGTGATTTCAGTTCTGAGATAGACTGCCAAAAAAACTCAACTGGCTGGTGTAAACGCGCTAAGCCAATTCGCACATTTTCTTCACTTAATGTATACCTTATTATATTTTCGCTAGGCGGTGGCGGATAAAAGCTAGCGCACCAACGCCCTGAGTAAACAAGTTTATTAGCTCTAGCTGGAGGATAAAATAAAGGCACCCAAGAAAAATTTGAAGTTAATTTATTTTTGTTTAGCAGTTCAATCGATGTGCCATAATTCTTTTTTGATAATGTTAGAAATGGAGGATACTCTACTGCAATAACGTCAACCTTAGTTTGTGCAAACAAATTGACGCTATATAACATAGAAATAAGAATGATAGATATTCTGGTTATTAGCATAGTCCTTCTCGCTTAATAAATGATATTAGGCTCTATTGAATTTTCGTTTACAGTGGAATATAAAATGAAAGTTCAACAGGCCATTGACTATCATACGTAAATTCTGCGAAATTAGGAGCGTTTTTTTATCACTAGTGCCAACAGTCTGCAGTAGAATCTTTAATCAAATTACAACACCCTATAATTAAAGAATAAAAGGCTGTAACACCCAACCAATTTAATCAACTAGCATCTCCTCAGGGTTAATCAATTTATGCAATATAGGGCTTGTCGTTGTATAAAGCGTTGCAACGCGTTTAGATGTATCCATAGATTGTTTTATAGCAAATGCCGCTAATGCCGCCTCATGAAAACCACTCAGTATTAGCTTTCTTTTCCCTGGGTAATAATTAATATCTCCAACCGCATAAATACCAGGAACTGACGTTTGAAACTTCTCTGTATCAACACAAACTTGATGATGATTCATGGCTAAATGCCAGTTTGCTATTGGTCCAATTTTAGGTGACAAACCAAAAAACACTAATAAGTGATCAAGCTCAACAGTGCGTTTAATACCCGACGATTGAACTATGATCTTACTCAGCAATCCGTCCTCTTGCTGATAATCGACAACTTGACCGCTTAAAAACTGCATTTCATAGTTATCACACAACTGCTCCATTTTAACTACACTCGCTTTAGCCGCCCTAAAGTTACTACTTCTATGGATTAACAATACGCTTTTTGCAATAGGCTGTAGCGTCAACGCCCAGTCAAATGCACTATCGCCACCACCTAAAATTACAACATTTTTGTTTGCGAATCGGTTTTTATCTTTAACGCTATAAAAAAGCTGTTTATTTTCAAAAACTTCAACACCTTTTACTTTTAGGCGCACTGGTTCAAATGCACCACTACCAGCAGCAATAATAACGGCTCGACATTCAACCACCACAGACTTATCTGTTTTAACATAAAACAAATCGTCTCTTACTTTCTCAATATCAATCACTTTTTGTGACAGTAAATACTCTGGCTTAAAAGGTGATGCTTGTTTTGCTAAGTCATTAACAATTGATTGGGCTGAAGCCATAGGAATTGCAGGAATATCATAAATAGGTTTTTCCGGATACAACTGCGAACACTGACCACCAATTTCTGGAACACTATCAATTACAATCGCCTTAAGCCCTTGTAAACCTAATTCAAATACTTGAAATAGCCCAACCGGCCCAGCACCAATAATAACAACGTCTGTTGCTCGTTTATTCATATTTTTTCTTCCTTAATCAATTACTAAATCTAACAAACATAAGATACATTTAATATGTACTTTATGTTATACCTACTATATGATGCATGTCAAATGTATATTAAAGATAAGTAATTATGATTATCATTAAAAAATGATTAGGATCTGTTGATCTTTCAGTTTATAGCTCTGTTGCATTTGAAAAAGATGACAGTCGAGGCACTTAATGTAATGTTTGGTTGTTCCAAATGCACATTAAGTAACAAAGAGTGACGCTTTTTCAAGGCAACCCAAAGGGCTATGACTATTTTTCAACCTAACATCGTTAAAAGTGGTTAAAGTACGACTGCACGGATGCAGAAGGTAGAGCGACGCAGGATGCCAAAGCCGAGAATGACTACATTGCACCATTTTCGCCTTGTTATCTTAAAAAATAGTCTATAGCAGAGGCTAAAATGAAAGATCAACAGACCCTAACCTTTTAACAGAATTAAAGGTCAATGCAGGTACAAAGTTCGAAACACAAAGGCTATTAATTAGTTATTCTCTGCATGACTACCAAGAATCAAACTTAGAAAACTATCTGTCAGGTGGTTGTCTTAACAATATTTATTAAACTAAGATCAAGATGGCTTAATCGCTAACGTTAAAGCCAGCCTACTTGATCAAATAAACGAGATACAGGAAGCATAATGCAACTCACCCGTCATACTGATTACGGTATTAGAATTTTAATGTATTTAGCACTATTACCCGCTAACGAGCGCGCGAGTATTGATGCTATAAGCGAGATCTATAACATTTCAAGAAATAACGTGAACAAAATAGTACATCAACTCGGTAAAGCCAAGGTTATAGAAACCAGACGAGGTAAAGGCGGTGGTTTTTATTTGAGCAAGGCCCCCAAGCACATAAATATTGGCGATATTGTAATGTTACTTGAGAGTACATTAGAGGTGGTTGACTGCCAAAAACAGCAATGTTTAGTATTACCTTCATGTAAGTTTAAACAAATACTTAACAGTGCAACTAATGCATTTCTTGAGGTACTAAAAGAGTACACGTTAGCCGATTTAGTCAAGGATTCAAAAAGTGATTTAACCACTATTTTAAAAATATCTGTCTAAGTTCGCACTAAGTTATTTTATAAGCCTATTCAAGATAAGAACCTGTTAAGTGCAGTCGCCAGCAAGCATTTCTATCGTTAAATTGGTTTTATTGTCACCAATTGCCTTCATCCCTTTTACTGGTTTTGAATACCCACACAACCAAGAGATTGGACTTAACGGGCTTCCTTCTACTACCGCAGGCCTAAAGGTTAGTATTTTTCCTTGTAGCGGCTGCGGAACTTTATTACCCAACGTAATATGAAAAGCGCCATTAACCACCTCTACTCGGGTAATTTTGTTAGAAATTAGCTTATCAGGTAAAGGTAAACCTACCTCTTTATTATTAATTGGAAAACTTAAGTGCTCACCATAATATTCAGTTATCGGCTGTCTGATATTACCTGCATAAGAGTATGCCTCAACCACATGTGCTTTAATGGTGTAGGTTTGATATTGCGGTAATGCTACTGCAGCCAAGATACTAATAATAGATACCACTATCATTAATTCAATTAGTGTAAATCCTTTTACCTTATTCAGTGATTTTTTCATTAACTTTGTCATTGGATAATAGCTCCGAGCTTAAAGATTGGGTCATAAACTTGTAAAATATAAAAGGCAATGGCTAACGTCAAAACCGTATAAAATATGGTAAGCATTCGTTTAGCTTGCTGTTGTATTATCATTTCTAGTTGTTCTGAGTGATGTGCAAATAGTGAACTAAGCTCTACAGATTCATCAAGCCCCATGTTGTTCACAGCATTTAGTTGGTCGCTAAAGTCATCATCAGCGCTATTTTTACTAAACGAGCATTTAATAATTTTGTTTAACTTAATAATTTCGTTCAGCGCTTTTTGGGGAATAAAGAACGTTATTTTATTACTTGGTAGTTTAATAATAAACTTGTCTATGTTTTTAACGTATTTTCGAAATAAAAATGTAGCGATTAAAGTAAACGCTGCAGATATTAACCCTAGGCCCCAAACAAATGGCATTAATTCAAAAGTATTGCTGCCAATACTTGGATATTGTTGAACAAGGCTAGAAAAAACAGGGAAGACAAACGCCTTATAAATAGAAATAAAAACAATAAAAACGACGGAAATAGCTTCTAAATAACCTAATTTGGCCATGATAGATTTATATACTTTTGACGAGGTTAAACTTTCAGCGAGATCAATCGAAGATAGAATGGTTAATGCCCTTTGAGCATCTTCCCTACTAGAAAGATTCAATACTTTATCAAATAATTCTTTTTGTATGCTGGTTAAATCGTTTTTAGCATATAAAGTCGTTAAATTAGACTGTTCAAATAACTGACTGGTTTGATTAAGTGTTTGGCCTTCATTAATTTTTTGAAGAAAAAACCTGCATTTGAAGTGAAATTGCTTCCAACTCATAAGTCCCTGCTATTTTATTTATATTCCACCCATAAACTTTACATTCAATAGCATTTTATATCAATTATACCAGTTTCATTAATTATGTGATCTATTTTATACGCAGTAAAAACAGTCAAATACAAGGCATTTATTTTCATAACTAGTTGTTCTAATTATAAAATAAATAACGTAGTAGTTGATTGTTTTAGCCAGTAGAAATGATCACATAGTTAGTGAGATTGGTATTACCTGCGCTAAGTTGTTAGCTGACAACACAAACCTATGAAAGCGACAGATATATACCCGCTCCACTCAAAAGACTAGGTTATTATTGTTTCAAACTTTTCAATATTTCACATTCACCTACACTATCATTTGGGCAAGACACAGCTAGAGAGTGTAAGGTTTTTTCGAGTAAGGTAAGTTCATTAATGGTTTTTCGGACATTATCTAATTGTTGCTCGATCATTAAATCTACTTCTTTGCAGGAAGAACTATTATCCGATTGAGCACTAATTAACATTTTAATTTGCTCAAGGGGTATTTGCAGTTCGCGACATCGTCGAATAAAAATCAAACGCTCTACATCTGCCTCGGTGTAATCTCTATAACCATTAGCGCAACGCTTAGCTTTTGGCAATAGACCAACATCTTCATAATAACGAATTGTTTTACTAACAACGCGAGTTAATTTAGCCAGCTGACTTATTTTCAAAATACTTGACCTTCCACTTACAGTAACGTTTATGATGACTTAAATCGATAACCTATTCAACTTAAGTAATATCTACTATGCCAAACTGTTGTGCCACTGAAGCAAAAAATACTAGCCAGAGAAAGTTATTATGGATAGTACTGATACTAAACCTCACCATGTTTATCGTCGAGTTTATTGCAGGTTGGTTGGCAAACTCTAGCGGGTTACTTGCTGACTCGTTAGATATGCTCGCAGATGCTGCAGTTTATTCACTGAGCTTATATGCCGTTGGCAAAAGCCTACTTTATAAAGGTCGTGCAGCATTAACCAATGGTTACTTACAATTATCACTTGGCTTACTGGTGTTAGTTGATGTGGCAAGACGAATATGGTTTGGCAGCGAACCTCAATCTGAGTTAATGTTTTCCGTGGGTTTTATCGCCCTTATTGTTAATATTACTTGCTTTGTTTTATTATTTAAATTTAGACAAGGCGACGTTAATTTAAAAGCCAGTTGGATTTGCTCCCGCAATGATATGCTTGCCAATATTGGGGTATTGTTATCAGCGTTTTTAGTTGCA is a genomic window containing:
- a CDS encoding DUF502 domain-containing protein, encoding MIKRISILIIQGLLALLPISLTLYFLIWLITSFESILTPLIPPEYYFPGMGLIAGLLVMLLVGMAVNAYIVKALIKWGDNIIKRIPVVKTIYGGIQDAVNLINIGQRQKMQSVVSVQLTEKIHLIGFITTHDGDKNIFNDKDKVGVYIPLSYQIGGYTLYIDKESITPLDIDVESAMRIALTGKQAPN
- a CDS encoding DUF2254 domain-containing protein, which gives rise to MNIKIAPLLEKARTNFWLIPSVMIFMTLCFAVLAVYIDVTITIKNYPSLSLLYSTDINAMRSLLGTISAAMVTVTSIAFSITIVTLTLASSQFGPRLMRNFMMDTSTQFVLGMFISTFLFCVFIFCAISFNTPYTFKPGVSWLMALGMTCTSVCVLIYFIHHVAKSIQADVVIDNVYCELKKNIDKIFPSSEHQEQVETLDSENSHTKFEDDTYHEIKASTDGYVQLIDQEKLLKLAVEVNIVINLHISPGDFVVSTSVIGVIYSDNEIEPALFNKIEQHIVLGSCRTPVQDPKFAIHQLVEIALRALSPGINDPYTAITCIDKLGSVLCSLTRTYFPSPYTYDSSGKLRLITNELSFTDIANAAFNQIRFESSNNITISIQLLTTLKAIAQQNPNNEQRAFIQLQTRMLVAQQASLAINKHERNTILSHAKQVLSLTNATIC
- a CDS encoding ATP-binding protein; translated protein: MLNIKSKNQLVSSYHTSIILVFFVLVLTAFVLAWMKYTEELDLYKENQYLQLNKEMLFLNNVLSQSVNALAGMRDFANYYLDNPTELAATLPTLVQDKERFYLKRAEHDVINYRQPLNVNITGVGQLSSLTPEVKQELIMAHALAPAFISAEKSNTEANWFYYVSFSKFISLYPWINRDTWQYSARTTVNPHMQSIKQAVKREKKFYWSIPYDDAANKGLSTALGAAVFRGDKVAGAVVIDISLGKIHEKLTSIDFPDHGLAIIDKNDNVLVHKTLGNNKINANSNKNKHPNLPSALTNLAYQQFFESSKGIKVGHYFVQHIRVPVNDWVIVKYQPYADVVQKVTGQFINSLFLSIFALLVLLTIIYFVTRRTFIKPTQQFISHIEHSAKGDHGKVKPPKGWAHWFQLVEDIFSQNRSLLQQLKDQNKVLDLRVNEKTQALREKSEQHQHDYAILRSVMDAIPDFLIFNDLNHRVIGCNLAFEKLVGVSESKILGGNAGELLPNELGQLLNSKQHSNINGRGTINVIETLENTYEVLIEQFYNSEKVLLGTIVIIRDVTERTAITSALEQAKVQAEKANLAKSQFLANMSHEIRTPINAIQGMHFLLTQSGLTSGQKIHLDNAEVASMSLLHLVDELLDLAKIESGNMTIVKASSSVDRIVNQAIKLNIGTALHKDLTVNVDIKHNVPQQVMTDEMRLVQVLSNLLNNAVKFTAKGKIQVVIENTAQEDKTALVKFSVKDTGIGIAKEKQTYLFDAFRQADESMTRQYGGSGLGLSICREIVDLLGGDITINSDINQGAEFSFVLPLSIDTQSTNRLALETEHAFVSVATELPDCFPTNLALNHHSFLKVEQLADIVKHPKLATSLPLVIFIDTALLDTQKFDQITALITNSNVNVSLFVLCQNSYKVPNSSALSWFDKYQLPYTVCEQPIYRYCLLHVFDELRNGVNNNDVRAFIPKLTDSESIAPEPKADLSGITVMLVEDNLVNQLVAKELLVSMQAEVIIADNGQIALDLLSQAQQVDVILMDIQMPVMDGLTTAHAIRKNPKYADLPIIAMTAHAQEEDRKQSFDAGMNMHIAKPVKADLLLNSILSFFDKT
- a CDS encoding transporter substrate-binding domain-containing protein, producing the protein MLITRISIILISMLYSVNLFAQTKVDVIAVEYPPFLTLSKKNYGTSIELLNKNKLTSNFSWVPLFYPPARANKLVYSGRWCASFYPPPPSENIIRYTLSEENVRIGLARLHQPVEFFWQSISELKSHSISLLRSSDKSDFINRLKSENISINYVESVVEAIDMVLSGKVDYAMIDNIAFNELAEKNRLQFSSSYFFETQIDIYFNKQCEQLKPLIESIPLKD
- a CDS encoding NAD(P)/FAD-dependent oxidoreductase: MNKRATDVVIIGAGPVGLFQVFELGLQGLKAIVIDSVPEIGGQCSQLYPEKPIYDIPAIPMASAQSIVNDLAKQASPFKPEYLLSQKVIDIEKVRDDLFYVKTDKSVVVECRAVIIAAGSGAFEPVRLKVKGVEVFENKQLFYSVKDKNRFANKNVVILGGGDSAFDWALTLQPIAKSVLLIHRSSNFRAAKASVVKMEQLCDNYEMQFLSGQVVDYQQEDGLLSKIIVQSSGIKRTVELDHLLVFFGLSPKIGPIANWHLAMNHHQVCVDTEKFQTSVPGIYAVGDINYYPGKRKLILSGFHEAALAAFAIKQSMDTSKRVATLYTTTSPILHKLINPEEMLVD
- a CDS encoding RrF2 family transcriptional regulator gives rise to the protein MQLTRHTDYGIRILMYLALLPANERASIDAISEIYNISRNNVNKIVHQLGKAKVIETRRGKGGGFYLSKAPKHINIGDIVMLLESTLEVVDCQKQQCLVLPSCKFKQILNSATNAFLEVLKEYTLADLVKDSKSDLTTILKISV
- a CDS encoding pilin, producing MTKLMKKSLNKVKGFTLIELMIVVSIISILAAVALPQYQTYTIKAHVVEAYSYAGNIRQPITEYYGEHLSFPINNKEVGLPLPDKLISNKITRVEVVNGAFHITLGNKVPQPLQGKILTFRPAVVEGSPLSPISWLCGYSKPVKGMKAIGDNKTNLTIEMLAGDCT
- a CDS encoding Cd(II)/Pb(II)-responsive transcriptional regulator, which translates into the protein MKISQLAKLTRVVSKTIRYYEDVGLLPKAKRCANGYRDYTEADVERLIFIRRCRELQIPLEQIKMLISAQSDNSSSCKEVDLMIEQQLDNVRKTINELTLLEKTLHSLAVSCPNDSVGECEILKSLKQ
- a CDS encoding cation transporter produces the protein MPNCCATEAKNTSQRKLLWIVLILNLTMFIVEFIAGWLANSSGLLADSLDMLADAAVYSLSLYAVGKSLLYKGRAALTNGYLQLSLGLLVLVDVARRIWFGSEPQSELMFSVGFIALIVNITCFVLLFKFRQGDVNLKASWICSRNDMLANIGVLLSAFLVARLNTAWPDWAIGSIIAVIVIHSSVSIIKEATASIKKAQ